Proteins encoded together in one Venturia canescens isolate UGA chromosome 10, ASM1945775v1, whole genome shotgun sequence window:
- the LOC122417060 gene encoding protein GPR107 isoform X1 gives MQYKLNIVYLLLTLLIIGKSSARIHKLEIRNDMRRYIALTTFGFYKGGILNVNLTNFKADPLDENALFGFSLDRTLSDAMNPYLDSHQEKCLLQGVASLKSELEPKDDGSVIYFIMDLKNLTLRVHCSQNVRSVHIYKDSVDLSLLRQKRGFASTRFSDTALFPRKRRDVAPHEAAPVTDVDDEKAKADGGSCSRYKLPMTVETIKGQKYYNASFSMKVTNDEEEGLYNLYFHSCPNYRWETPVAIDFTMQIAEENKGNFLSAGEMPLPALYFMMALLFFLSGCFWVFILKNSKHPVFKIHFLMAVLVFLKSLSLLFHGINYHFIQTKGEHVAAWAILYYITHLLKGAVLFITIVLVGTGWDFIKHILADKDKKLFMIVIPLQVLANVAEIIIEESEEGDIEHKTWRDVFILVDLLCCGAILFPVVWSIRHLQESAHTDGKAAVNLQKLKLFRHFYIMIVCYIYFTRIIVYLLKMTVPFQYEWLDEMFREMATYVFFVLTGYKFRPASANPYFTVTNEDELGRGDDDDDMDIVCFSRVSGSSGLTEHLGKTKVTKIVRPTTTELIVNEEERDSLIGKRESSHEYD, from the exons atgcaATATAAACTCAATATCGTGTATTTGTTGCTGACATTGCTAATAATTGGCAAGTCGTCAGCAAGGATTCACAAGCTTGAGATAAGG AATGATATGAGACGTTACATTGCCTTGACGACCTTTGGATTCTACAAAGGAGGAATTCTCAATGTAAACCtgacaaatttcaaagctgaTCCGTTAGATGAAAATGCATTG TTCGGATTCAGCCTTGACAGGACTTTAAGTGATGCCATGAATCCTTATCTGGACAGCCATCAAGAAAAATGTCTCCTCCAAGGTGTTGCAAGCCTTAAGTCTGAATTGGAACCCAAAGATGATGGTTCCGTCATTTATTTCATCATGGACTTGAAGAACTTAAC ATTACGCGTCCATTGCAGTCAAAATGTTCGTTCCGTTCACATTTACAAGGATTCTGTTGACTTGTCGCTCCTCCGTCAGAAAAGGGGTTTCGCATCAACAAGGTTCAGCGACACTGCTCTTTTCCCACGTAAAAGGCGAGATGTCGCACCTCATG aagctGCTCCAGTCACAGACGTCGACGATGAAAAAGCAAAGGCCGATGGCGGCTCATGCTCGCGTTACAAGCTGCCCATGACCGTGGAAACGATCAAAGGCCAAAAATATTATAACGCAAGTTTTTCCATGAAGGTTACGAACGACGAGGAAGAAGGCTTGTATAATTTGTATTTTCACAGCTGTCCGAATTATCGATGGGAAACACCAGTCGCCATTGATTTTACg ATGCAAATCGCTGAGGAGAATAAAGGCAACTTTTTGAGTGCCGGAGAAATGCCACTGCCAGCGTTGTATTTCATGATGGCACTACTGTTCTTTCTCTCCGGGTGTTTCTGGGTATTTATACTGAAGAATAGCAA GCATCCggtcttcaaaattcattttttgatggCGGTTCTCGTCTTTCTAAAGTCACTGTCGTTACTGTTTCACGGGATAAACTATCACTTCATACAGACGAAGGGCGAGCACGTTGCCGCATGGGCAATTCTGTACTACATAACACATCTTTTGAAGGGAGCCGTGCTATTTATAACAATCGTTCTCGTTGGCACTGGATGGGACTTTATCAAGCACATACTTGCTGATAAAGACAAGAAGTTGTTTATGATTGTCATACCATTACAG gtTTTAGCTAATGTCGCAGAGATAATAATTGAAGAGAGCGAGGAAGGCGACATTGAGCACAAAACCTGGCGGGACGTATTTATTCTTGTCGATCTTTTGTGCTGTGGTGCCATATTGTTTCCTGTTGTCTGGAGCATTCGACATCTGCAAGAATCTGCTCACACCGATGGCAAAGCTGCTGTCAATTTACAAAAGCTCAAACTCTTTAGGCATTTTTACATTATGATTGTTTGTTACATATATTTCACGAGGATCATCGTATACCTGCTCAAG ATGACCGTACCATTCCAATACGAGTGGCTGGATGAAATGTTCCGTGAAATGGCCAcatatgtatttttcgtattaaCTGGTTACAAATTTCGTCCAGCCTCGGCAAACCCTTACTTCACAGTCACGAATGAGGACGAACTTGGCCGAggcgatgacgacgacgacatgGACATTGT TTGTTTTTCCAGAGTGTCGGGGAGCAGTGGATTGACGGAACATTTGGGAAAGACGAAAGTAACGAAGATCGTGAGGCCAACAACAACGGAATTAATAGTGAACGAAGAGGAACGTGACAGCTTAATAGGAAAGCGTGAATCGTCGCACGAGTACGATTGA
- the LOC122417060 gene encoding protein GPR107 isoform X2: MQYKLNIVYLLLTLLIIGKSSARIHKLEIRNDMRRYIALTTFGFYKGGILNVNLTNFKADPLDENALFGFSLDRTLSDAMNPYLDSHQEKCLLQGVASLKSELEPKDDGSVIYFIMDLKNLTLRVHCSQNVRSVHIYKDSVDLSLLRQKRGFASTRFSDTALFPRKRRDVAPHEAAPVTDVDDEKAKADGGSCSRYKLPMTVETIKGQKYYNASFSMKVTNDEEEGLYNLYFHSCPNYRWETPVAIDFTMQIAEENKGNFLSAGEMPLPALYFMMALLFFLSGCFWVFILKNSKHPVFKIHFLMAVLVFLKSLSLLFHGINYHFIQTKGEHVAAWAILYYITHLLKGAVLFITIVLVGTGWDFIKHILADKDKKLFMIVIPLQVLANVAEIIIEESEEGDIEHKTWRDVFILVDLLCCGAILFPVVWSIRHLQESAHTDGKAAVNLQKLKLFRHFYIMIVCYIYFTRIIVYLLKMTVPFQYEWLDEMFREMATYVFFVLTGYKFRPASANPYFTVTNEDELGRGDDDDDMDIVVSGSSGLTEHLGKTKVTKIVRPTTTELIVNEEERDSLIGKRESSHEYD, translated from the exons atgcaATATAAACTCAATATCGTGTATTTGTTGCTGACATTGCTAATAATTGGCAAGTCGTCAGCAAGGATTCACAAGCTTGAGATAAGG AATGATATGAGACGTTACATTGCCTTGACGACCTTTGGATTCTACAAAGGAGGAATTCTCAATGTAAACCtgacaaatttcaaagctgaTCCGTTAGATGAAAATGCATTG TTCGGATTCAGCCTTGACAGGACTTTAAGTGATGCCATGAATCCTTATCTGGACAGCCATCAAGAAAAATGTCTCCTCCAAGGTGTTGCAAGCCTTAAGTCTGAATTGGAACCCAAAGATGATGGTTCCGTCATTTATTTCATCATGGACTTGAAGAACTTAAC ATTACGCGTCCATTGCAGTCAAAATGTTCGTTCCGTTCACATTTACAAGGATTCTGTTGACTTGTCGCTCCTCCGTCAGAAAAGGGGTTTCGCATCAACAAGGTTCAGCGACACTGCTCTTTTCCCACGTAAAAGGCGAGATGTCGCACCTCATG aagctGCTCCAGTCACAGACGTCGACGATGAAAAAGCAAAGGCCGATGGCGGCTCATGCTCGCGTTACAAGCTGCCCATGACCGTGGAAACGATCAAAGGCCAAAAATATTATAACGCAAGTTTTTCCATGAAGGTTACGAACGACGAGGAAGAAGGCTTGTATAATTTGTATTTTCACAGCTGTCCGAATTATCGATGGGAAACACCAGTCGCCATTGATTTTACg ATGCAAATCGCTGAGGAGAATAAAGGCAACTTTTTGAGTGCCGGAGAAATGCCACTGCCAGCGTTGTATTTCATGATGGCACTACTGTTCTTTCTCTCCGGGTGTTTCTGGGTATTTATACTGAAGAATAGCAA GCATCCggtcttcaaaattcattttttgatggCGGTTCTCGTCTTTCTAAAGTCACTGTCGTTACTGTTTCACGGGATAAACTATCACTTCATACAGACGAAGGGCGAGCACGTTGCCGCATGGGCAATTCTGTACTACATAACACATCTTTTGAAGGGAGCCGTGCTATTTATAACAATCGTTCTCGTTGGCACTGGATGGGACTTTATCAAGCACATACTTGCTGATAAAGACAAGAAGTTGTTTATGATTGTCATACCATTACAG gtTTTAGCTAATGTCGCAGAGATAATAATTGAAGAGAGCGAGGAAGGCGACATTGAGCACAAAACCTGGCGGGACGTATTTATTCTTGTCGATCTTTTGTGCTGTGGTGCCATATTGTTTCCTGTTGTCTGGAGCATTCGACATCTGCAAGAATCTGCTCACACCGATGGCAAAGCTGCTGTCAATTTACAAAAGCTCAAACTCTTTAGGCATTTTTACATTATGATTGTTTGTTACATATATTTCACGAGGATCATCGTATACCTGCTCAAG ATGACCGTACCATTCCAATACGAGTGGCTGGATGAAATGTTCCGTGAAATGGCCAcatatgtatttttcgtattaaCTGGTTACAAATTTCGTCCAGCCTCGGCAAACCCTTACTTCACAGTCACGAATGAGGACGAACTTGGCCGAggcgatgacgacgacgacatgGACATTGT AGTGTCGGGGAGCAGTGGATTGACGGAACATTTGGGAAAGACGAAAGTAACGAAGATCGTGAGGCCAACAACAACGGAATTAATAGTGAACGAAGAGGAACGTGACAGCTTAATAGGAAAGCGTGAATCGTCGCACGAGTACGATTGA